A region from the Benincasa hispida cultivar B227 chromosome 10, ASM972705v1, whole genome shotgun sequence genome encodes:
- the LOC120087993 gene encoding 6-phosphofructo-2-kinase/fructose-2,6-bisphosphatase — MGTGASKNSDGGSYGNEEPEENLDQAGGQLYISLKMENFKLKGELIPHIYGSVPLVGSWDSSKALSLERESASMWELSFVVPPNHESLDFKFLLKPRYSNSPCIVEEGPNRLLSGGMLQGDTRMALFRLSGDEVLEYRVFIKADRVSPFDLAASWRAYQDNLRPSAVRGIPDVSINSVSETGPENSSSASLELDLEHYVVPAPSSNSGLVYAANLTETPRSLTGFGVQFNADGSSGNTSSSKDSGTIGDRSTTLKDMTVIVPDPSKMYMGSGMVESKSVGTFSHLQKQDSHRGLFVDRGVGSPRLVKSASTSTFFSDLKLDTESKNSMPAAAGAVAAAAVADQMLGPKEDRHLAIVLVGLPARGKTFTAAKLTRYLRWLGHETKHFNVGKYRRLKHGANQSADFFRADNPEGMEARNEVAALAMEDMISWMQEGGQVGIFDATNSTRKRRNMLMKLAEGKCRIIFLETLCNDQRIIERNIRLKIQQSPDYAEEPDFEAGYRDFKARLDNYEKVYEPVEEGSYIKMIDMVSGHGGQIQVNNISGYLPGRIVFFLVNTHLTPRPILLTRHGESMDNVRGRIGGDTELSEAGKVYSKKLANFVEKRLKSERAASIWTSTLQRTILTASPIGGFPKIQWRALDEIYAGVCDGMTYEEIKKNMPEEYEARKKDKLRYRYPRGESYLDVIQRLEPVIIELERQRAPVVVISHQAVLRALYAYFADRPLKEIPHIEVPLHTIIEIQMGVTGVQEKRYKLMD; from the exons ATGGGTACTGGTGCGTCCAAGAATTCGGATGGTGGGTCTTATGGGAACGAAGAGCCAGAGGAAAACCTAGACCAAGCAGGTGGGCAGCTCTATATTTCCTTGAAGATGGAGAATTTTAAGCTCAAAGGCGAGCTCATTCCTCATATTTATGGCTCTGTTCCGCTTGTTGGTTCGTGGGATTCATCTAAAGCT CTCTCTTTAGAACGTGAATCGGCATCAATGTGGGAATTGAGCTTTGTTGTTCCTCCTAATCACG AATCACTGGATTTCAAGTTCCTGTTGAAGCCGAGGTATAGCAATTCACCTTGTATAGTCGAGGAGGGTCCTAATCGTCTACTCTCTGGAGGAATGTTGCAAGGAGATACCAGGATGGCTCTTTTCAGGTTAAGTGGTGATGAAGTTTTGGAGTACAGGGTGTTCATTAAAGCAGACAGGGTTTCACCCTTTGATCTTGCTGCAAGTTGGAGGGCATATCAAGACAATCTTCGTCCTTCTGCTGTTCGTGGAATTCCTGATGTGAGCATAAATTCAGTGTCGGAGACTGGTCCTGAG AATAGCTCATCGGCTAGCTTGGAGCTTGATCTTGAACACTACGTGGTTCCAGCTCCTTCTTCAAACTCAGGCCTTGTATATGCAGCTAACTTGACAGAGACTCCTAGATCATTGACTGGTTTTGGGGTTCAGTTCAATGCTGATGGATCATCAGGGAACACATCATCATCTAAGGACAGTGGTACGATTGGGGATCGATCAACGACTTTAAAG GATATGACAGTGATTGTCCCTGATCCATCCAAGATGTATATGGGTTCTGGAATGGTTGAATCAAAGTCGGTAGGGACGTTTTCTCATTTGCAAAAGCAAGACAGTCATAGGGGACTTTTTGTGGATCGAGGTGTTGGATCCCCTAGGCTTGTTAAATCAGCTAGTACTAGCACTTTCTTTTCAGATCTGAAATTGGATACGGAGTCCAAG AATTCAATGCCAGCAGCAGCTGGAGCTGTTGCCGCTGCAGCTGTTGCTGATCAAATGCTTGGACCAAAGGAGGATAGACATTTGGCAATTGTCTTG GTTGGTTTGCCAGCTCGAGGCAAAACTTTCACTGCTGCTAAGCTTACAAGATATCTTCGTTGGTTAGGTCATGAGACAAAGCATTTCAATGTTGGCAAG TATCGACGCCTTAAACATGGAGCTAATCAG TCTGCTGACTTTTTCCGAGCTGACAATCCAGAAGGCATGGAGGCACGTAACGAG GTAGCAGCTTTAGCTATGGAGGATATGATATCTTGGATGCAAGAAGGTGGCCAG GTTGGAATATTTGATGCCACAAACAGTACCAGGAAACGGAGAAACATGTTGATGAAATTGGCTGAAGGAAAATGTCGG ATAATTTTTCTAGAAACCCTATGCAATGATCAGCGTATCATTGAAAGAAATATACGTCTTAAAATACAACAAAGCCCTGATTATGCAGAAGA GCCAGATTTTGAGGCTGGATATCGAGACTTCAAAGCTCGACTAGACAACTATGAAAAA GTTTATGAACCTGTTGAAGAGGGGTCTTACATTAAAATGATTGACATGGTTAGTGGGCATGGAGGACAGATACAA GTCAACAACATCAGTGGGTATCTCCCTGGACGAATTGTCTTTTTCTTG GTGAATACCCATCTCACACCACGGCCAATATTGCTCACTAGGCATGGAGAGAGTATGGATAATGTTCGAGGTAGGATTGGAGGTGACACTGAATTAAG TGAGGCTGGAAAAGTTTACTCTAAGAAGCTTGCTAACTTTGTTGAGAAACGACTGAAGTCCGAACGGGCTGCCTCT ATTTGGACCAGCACACTTCAGCGAACAATTTTGACTGCGAGTCCTATTGGTGGATTCCCTAAG ATTCAATGGCGTGCACTTGATGAGATATATGCTGGAGTTTGTGATGGAATGACatatgaagagataaagaaaaacaTGCCCGAGGAATATGA GGCTCGCAAGAAGGACAAATTGAGATATAGATATCCTCGTGGAGAATCCTATTTGGATGTTATCCAAAG GCTTGAACCAGTAATTATTGAGCTTGAAAGACAACGGGCTCCTGTTGTTGTTATTTCTCATCAG GCGGTCTTGAGAGCGTTATATGCTTATTTTGCTGATAGGCCCCTAAAAGAAATTCCACACATCGAG GTCCCACTTCATACAATCATTGAGATACAAATGGGAGTCACGGGTGTGCAAGAAAAAAGATACAAACTTATGGATTAA